The Haloterrigena turkmenica DSM 5511 genome includes the window ACGAGTTTCCGGGATATCGAACGATCTACCGCCGAATGATCGAGAAGGCGAAGGCGCTGGGCGGCTGGGTCGGACCGCCGGCCGAGTGTTACGAGCGGCTCGCGGCGGCGACGCCGTAGCGGCTACTCGCGCACAAAATCGGCGCTCCGTCTCGGCAGCTAACTGACCGCGTCGAAGACACTTACCGGCTCTCGAGAGCGGCGCGGGCTTCCTCGCGGCCCATGTCGAGACAGATCTCGTGTTCGTCGTAGTACAGCGCCGCATTGGACGCGTCGCCGACGACGTAGCCCAGCGGCCCGACGGCTTCGATCCGGTTGTCGTCGGTCGTCGTAAAGCGCATCGAGGTGTCCTCGAAGGCGAGTTCGCCGTTGACCCAGTACTGCATCACGCCGTCGGCGTTGGCCTGCCCGTTCTGGTAGGAGTTGACCTTCACGTGGCACTCGATCTCGTTCCACTCGTCCATTCGAACCACGGCGTCGGTCATCTGGAAGTCGCCCGAGCCGGTGTTGTCGAGGTGGTAGGAGTAGCTGAAGAACTTGTACCCCTCCGGCGCCGGCGAATCGTTCCGGTTGGCGAAGCCGATCGCGTTCGACCAGCCGTTCGTCCCGTCGGTGTTACCGCCGCCGGAGGAGCCGGGACCGTTCGTCAGGGGCCCCCAGAACATCCGGATGGTATCGTCCTGATTGAGGGTGAAGTTCTCCGGGTAGATCTTGAATCGCGTGTAGACCTCGTCCTGATAGTCGCCGACGTGCTCGGGGAACCGGTACTCGCAGTTGGCGATCTTCTGATCGCCCGTAAACGCCGTGTAGAGGGACTGTCGGCCAGTCGTCGCTCGGTCCGTAACGAACTCTGGCTGGTGGGAGCCGCGAACGTCGTTGACGTCGTAGACGTCGCCCGGTGCGCTGTAGTCGTCGTAGTTCACGGAGATCAGATCGCCGTCACCCGCAGCGGCCGCCGACCCCGCTACGCCCGAGACCCCGAACGCCGCGGCGGCCGATCCGGCCAGCTTGAGATAGGACCGTCGGCCGAGACCCGACTCGGCACCGTTGGTTCGGTCGTTGCTGACCGATCGATCGTGTTCGGTTACCGGCTGATCGCTCGTCATGCAACTCGGGTAACGCTGGGATATCATTATAAACCTTTACTACTGATTAACGTTATATTATACTGAATGTATTCTATTACTACCACGATTGGTCGATAATTCTCGAAAACAGATATGGACGACGGCAGGCGATATTGCCCGTTCGAAAGGCAGCATTACCGGCCGTTGACGGTGGGGAAATAGTCTATTACTACGGCAGGAATAGGCCGGCTCTATCGTCGGTAGCGGACGGAAAACGGACGGAATCGAATTACCGAAACGCCGAGTCGACGGTCCTACTGGATGTCGTGGTGGACGTCGACGGTGGCGTCGCCGACGAGCGTGAAGTCCGTGATGTCCCCGTCGAAGAAGTAGGCGTCTCGTTCGCCCGCCCGAACGGTGCCCGCGGCGCTCGTACCCTCGAGCGAGTCGGCGCGGTCGACGGTCGCGTCGCGGTAGTTCGACTGAATCACGTCGCCGTCGATGGTAAAGGAGTAGTCGGTCGCGTCGTCGGCCTCGCTGCCGTCGACGACGATCGCGTGCGGCAGGACGCGGGTCTCGCTGCTGTAGTCGGCGGGATCGATTCGCTCGGCGTCGAGGTACACGTGCGTCTCGCCCGTCGCGAACGTGACGTCGACGAGTTCGCCGGAGAAGCGGAATCGGTGGACGCCGCGCTCGATCGTTCCCGTCACGGTCTCGGTGGTCCGTCGCTCGGCGTCAGTAGCGGACGCGTCACCCAGGACGGTGTCGATCGTCCCGTCGACGGTCAGCTCGTAGCTCGCCTCCGATCCGTTGCCGACCACGGTCAGGACGTGGGGCAGGTCGTTGCCGTAGTCGGCCGGATCGATCTCCTCGCCGTCGACGGAGACGCGCGCGGCCCCGTCGACCGTGAGCTCCTCGAGGTCGCCGCTGAAGCGGAACGCGTCGCGCCAGCCGGCGACGGAGCCCGTGACGGTCCCACTCTCGATGGTATCCGTGCCGTCGATCGAGGCACCGCCGTCCGACGATTTCTCGACCGAGCCGCTGACGGTGAACTCGTATCGGCTGGTGCCGGTCGTTCCGAGACCGTCGACGAGCACGACGCGCTCGAGGGGCTCGTCGGATCGATTCTCGGCCGGCGGCGCGTCGGGATAGTCGGCCGGATCGATCTGCTCGCCCGAGACCCACAGCTGTTCGGGTTCGGGGTCGGCCGAAATCGCGACGATGTCGCCGTCGAAGAAGTAGCCGTCGACGGTGCCGGGCTCGGCCGTCGCCTCGACGACGGCGTACTCGTCGGACGCGATTTCGACGCTCTCGTTGTAGGTCGCCTGGCTCCAGTCGGACTGGACGATGTCGCCGTCGACGTACAGTTTGTACTCGGCCTCCTCGTCGCCGTTTCGGTAGGTGAACCGCTCCTCGTACTGCTCGCGGGCGCTGGGCTCGACCAGCGTCGGATCCTCGTCGTACGGCGGCGAATCGTCCCGATCGTCGGGCACGCCGCCGATCGCGATCTCGTGGTCGTCGTAGATCAGCGCGCTGCCCGAGAGGTTCGAGCCGACGACGTACCCCAGCGGGCCGACGCCCTCGATGAGGTTGCTCTCGGTAGTCGTCATCCGGAGGTTCGTCCGTTCGAAGGCGAGTTCGCCGTTGACCCAGTAGCGCATCACGCCGTCCCGGTTCGCGCTGCCGCCGGAGAACGTGTTACACCGGACGTAGCCCTCGATTTCGTTCCACTGGTCCATCCAGATCGGAACGTCCGTCATCTGGAAGTCGCCCGAGCCGCCCCGATCCATGTGATAGGAGTAGCTGAAGAAGTTGTAGCCGTTCGGCGCCGGCGAGTCGTTCCGGTTAGCGAATCCGATCGCGTTCGACCAGCCGTTGGTTCCGTCCGTCGCGCCGCCGCCCGACGAACCGGTTCCGTTCGTCAGGGGCAGCCAGAAGATCCGGACCGTATCGTTCGCGCTGAGTCGAATCCCGTCGGGATAGAGCTTGAAGCTGGTGTACACCTCCCGCGGCATCTCGTAGCCGTTCTCCTCAAACCGATACTCGAGATTCGCGGTCTTTTGCGCGCTCGAGAACTCCGTCCGAATCGCCTGGTCGGACCCGTTCGTCGGCGAGGAGACGAACTCCGGCGGAATGCCGCTGCGGTTGTCGTTGACGTTGTACAGCTGCGACGGATCGCCGTACCGGTCGTAGTCGAGTTCGATTCGTTCCATTCCCTCGGTCGATTGCGCGCCCGCGACGCCTGCCGAGGTCCCGATCGCCGCCGCGGTCGCGCCGGCGAGTTTGAGATACGATCGGCGGTCGATCGCGCTGTCGCTAGCGGCCCTCTCGTCCGCACCGCCCGACGAGTCGTCACCCAGTTCCGGAGTCTTGCGTGCCATATACTCCGAGTAATCAGATTTTACTATCATAAACTTTTCCGCTCCGTGAACGGACAAATAATGCTAGAGTAAAAGCGTTTGAAAGGGAATTCCGTGAAATAACGACACATATATCGAAAACATTGACTGTGATGATACCGTGGTGTAAGGCGGGATTACCGGCGGCTCGAGGCCGCATTGGTCGCACAGTCGCCCCCGGTCGACTTCGGTTGGCTCCGGTTCGCGGGCCCGAAACGGTCGGATTGTCCGTACGGTCACGCGAACCGACGTTATCGCGGTCGTCGCGAATCGCGTGTCCGGATGACCATCCCCGAAACGAAAGAAGCGACTCCCTTCGTTTTGCGCAGTACGGCTACAGCGGCCGTACGGCTGCTATAACAAAGCCTACATGAACCAAAGCTGAGCGAGAGTGTCGCCTTCGGCGATCGACCGCCCGTCGACACCGACAACAATGAGTATTCGTGTTTCAGTAGCCGATCCGTCAGAACAGGAGACGTGGAACAAGTACGTCGATCGCTCCCCGCAGGGAACGGTCTTTCACCGGTACGAGGCCCTCGAGTGTCTCCGAAATCATTCGGGCGCGACGCTGTACCCGCTGATAGGGTACAAGGGGGAGCAGCCGGTCGGGATCTTCCCCGTCTTCGAACTGAACAGCGGCCCGTTCTCGCTGGTCTTCTCTCCGCCGTACGAACTCGGCATTCCGAACCTCGGGCCCGCACTGGTACACTTAGACCAGTTGAAACAGCGAAAACGAGAGAAACGGCACCTCCGATTCATGGAGAGCTGTCTCGAGTGGATCGACGAGGAGATCGATCCCCAGTACACCTACGTCGAGACCGACTGGCACTACGAGGACACGCGACCGTTTGCCTGGAACGACTTCGACGTTTCCCCGTCGTACACGTACGTCATCCCGCTGGAGGATTCGCCCAGCGAGGAGGAGTTGATCGGTCGATTCAGCCAGAACCCACGGCGACTGATCCGGAACGCCCAGGACAGGGACTACAGCGTCGAGGTCGGAGATCGCGACGACCTCAAGTGGATCACCCAGCAGGTCATCGAGCGATACGAGGAACAGGATCGGACGCCGCATCTCTCCGTCGATTACGTCTTGGAACTGTACGATCGACTCCCGGAGGGGACCGTCCGACCGTTGGTTCTCGCGCTCGAGGGCGAGCGAGTGACGGGCAACATCCTCACCGATAGTGGGGATCGGGTCCGCGCCTGGCAGGGCGGGACGCGCGTCGAGATGGACTTTCCCGCGAACGAACTGGTCGAGTGGCACGGTATGCTCGACGCGATCGAGCGCGATGTGCCCAGTTACGAACTCGTCGGCGCGAACACGCGCCGACTGACCACGTGGAAGGCGAAGTTCAGCCCGGAGACGCGGACCTACTACTCGGCGAAACGGTCGACGGTGAGCATGGAACTGGCCGAGAGCCTCTACGTCAACCTCCGAGACAGCAGCGAGTTGCTCTCGCGACTGTCTCCGGCGACGAACTAGACGTTCGCGCCGTCGCACGGGCCGAGTCGTCCGCGACCGCGAGTCGAATACCACGCACGAACACCGCCGACCAACCGTCTACGCTTTCGAAACCGTGTCAGCACTCGAACCGACTCTGTACCGGAGCATCGAACCGATAAACGAGAACCAGTGGAACAACGTCGTCACCCAGTCCGACCGCGGGACCGTCTACCAGCGCTACGAGTGGGTGCGGGCGATCGAGGAGGCGTTCGACCACGAGCCTCGCCACGTCGTCGTCGAGAAGAGCGGCAATCCGATCGCCCTCATGCCTAACTTCAAGACCGACCTCCCCGTCCCCGACGCGGTCACGGAGACGCTCCCCGTCGCGCCGCCGCTCGAGCAGCTGGTCTCCCTGCCGACCGGATTCGGCGGCCCGGTCGTCCTCACCGACGAGGCCGACGCGCTCGACATGCTGTTCGACGGCCTCGAGTCGACCAGCGAGCGCACCGTCGTCACCCACGCCATCGAGACCTACGACCTCGAGTACGTGCGGTACGGCCAGTACCTCCAGACGCGGGGGTACGAGCCGTCGTTTGAGTCGTGTCTGTTCCTGATCGACCTGACAGACGGCTGGGATTCGATCCTCGAGGGGATGGACAAGGGCCGACGCCGCGACATCCGAAAGGGCAACGAACAGGAGTATCAGATCGAGATCGACCCGCTCGGGACGGACCTCGAGACGACCTACGACTGGTACGTCAAGAACCTGGAGCGCGTCGACGGCTCGCCGCTCCCGAAGGCGTTCTTCGAGTCCCTGGCCGACCGACTCGAGGATCGGCTGCGGGTCTTCAGGGCCGTCGTCGAGGGAGAGGAAGTCGGTCGGTACGTCTACCTCTTAGACGACGAGGGCGGGGTCCTCCACCACTGGTTGTCGGCGATCCCGGATTCGGACAACTATCAGTACCACCCCTCCGAACTCCTCCACGAACGCGGGATCAAATGGGGGATCGAGCAGGGGTACGAGCGGTACAACTTCGGGAAAACCGGCTCGCACTTCTCGAACTCGGTCTTCCGGTTCAAACACAAGTACGGGGGGACGGCCGTCCCCGTCTTCAAGGTCGAGAAGGGGTACTCGCGCGTCGCGTGGCCGTTGTACCAGCTCGGGCGCGAGAAGTACGTCGAAAAATCTCTCTAACCAACCTTTTGCTCTGCGCTCCCTCGCTATCGCTCGGTCGGTCGGCAAAACGTTGATGAAAAGCGCTCCTCCCTCCCCTACGGGTCGGTCGTCGGCCCGCTCGCTCACTCCGTTCGCTCGCGGTGAGTGCATACCCTCTCTTTCTACTTTTCGCGAGCACAGCCACTCGTACGCCTTGAGGTGCCCTCATCTAATCGACCGCCCCCGCGTCACTCCTCGGGCCTCGAGGGAACGGCCGCCGGGTCGAGTTCCTGCCCATCGACCCACAGCTCCGCCAATTCCGGGTCAGCGTCGACGGCGACGACCGAACCGTCGTAGAGGAAGCCGTCGGCGCTCTCGGGATCGGCGACGGCGTCGGCGACCGCGTACCCCTCGGTGTCGTCGGCCAGTTCGATCTCGACCGTCTCGTTGGGTACCGCCGTGTGCCCGTCGACGTTGCTCCACCCGCTGTGGACGACGTAGCCATCGACGTAGATGCGATATCTCGTCTCCTCGTCGCCAGTCGCGACGGTGATCCGGCCATCGTAGTCGTCCATTCTGCTTGGATCCTCGACGTAGGGATCCGGGTCCCGTTGGTCCTCGATCGCCCCGTTCCCGCGCAGTTCGTGGTCGTCGTAGTAGAGTGCCAGATCCGCCGGTGCCGTTTCGTCGCCGCCGTACCGAACCAGCGGCCCGCCGTACTCGATCGCCTGATCCTCGGTCGTCGTCCAGCGGAAGTCAGTTCGCTCGTAGACGGGCGTGCCGTTCAGCCAGCACCGAACCTCGCCGTTCGGATCCGCCGCGCCGTCGCTGACCGTGTTCATCCAAACGAGCGTCTCGAACTGAAACCACTTGCCGACCGGAACCGGCGCGCCGACGACCTCGAACTCGCCGCTGATGCCCTCCTGATCCATGTGGTAGGAGTACGCGGCGAGGTTGTAGGCCGCCTCGTCGTCGATCTCGCGATCGGTCACGGCGAACATGCTCGACCAGCCGTCGTCACCGTGCGGCCGACCTCGACTGCCCGATCCCTGGACGCCGGCCTCCGTGTTGAGCCCCGCACACCAGAACCGACAGACGTCCGTCTCCGCCATCGTCCAGTCCTCGCTCAGTGAGACCATCGCCCGCTGGTAGAGCGCCCGCGGCTGGTCGTAGCCGTCGTCGGGAAACCAGACCATCGCGTTGCTCCCGTCGCTGTCGCCCTCGGGGATGTCACACCGCAGGGCCGTCTCTCCCGTGTAGGTGCGTCCGTTTTCGAAGGCGAACCGTTCCGGATACCCCGTCCAGACGCGGTAGACGTCCGACGGGTCGTCGTGCGCGTCGTACTCGATCTCTCGTTCCTCGAACGTCGCGGTCCCGCCGCCACCCCCCTCGTCTCGGGCGACGAGCGCGATCACCCCACCCGCGATCCCTGCCGTGAGCGCGCCGCCGGTGAGTTTCAAATACGACCGTCGGTCGACCATCTCCCGGGAGATACAGCGATGGCGCTCTTAGTTACGGTCCGGATTCGAGGGTATACAATCGGTAGCAGGCCGTTATATTATATACGTCTCTGCTACGGCACCGTCCCGCCTGTCCCAACGCTCGAGAGACCTCGTTCACCCGCTCCAGGCGTCAACCAGAGGCGATCAGATCGTGTCGCTGGTGCGGTGTTCAGTGCTCGAGGAAGCCTCACGCTCTTCGTGCCGGATCGTCCCCGCTAGCGGGACTCTCGAGTCGGGATTCGATTCCGTCTTGACAACTGTTGTGTCACCCTACTCTGACAGCTCCGATTCGATTACGTTCACCGAACTTCTCATAAGTTACCAGATGTGAGCAGTCCAACAGTAGCGACAGCGATACCTTCTCAGCGGCTGTGAACGGTGTCGTACGTTTTTCGAACGCGATTGTATGTAGTTGCGACAGATGATCAGTTCCGTCGATCGAAGCGGACCGGCGGCCGACCGTCGGTCCCGACCGGGAGCCGAACCGAGACCGGACCCCGTCGCTCGAGTACGGATACCGAACTTCCCGCGACCGATTGCGAGACCGACGACGCAGGTCGGTGATGCCCCGTGAGACGGCTCGTCGATCGCGTCTACGGGCTATCGACGGTCGCGCTGCCGCTCGTGGCCGTCATCGGAATCGTCGCCCCGCTGGTCCTCGGGCTAACGAATCTGGCGATTCTGGGCCTGTACTTCGCCGTCCCCATGATCGCCGCGCCGGCACTGGTCCGAGCGATCGGCGACGAGCGGGGTTCCTCGACGGCGGCCGGCCGTCGGATCCCGCGGGTCGACTGGCGCGTCTGGTCGGTCACCTTCCACCTGCTGCTCGCGGGACTCGTGGTGGTGCTCAGCGCGACCGCGGTCCGACCGCTCCTGTTCTACGCGGGGGTCGCCGTCGCGTACCTGCTGTGTTTCCTGTTGATCACGACCTCGCGAC containing:
- a CDS encoding lipid II:glycine glycyltransferase FemX, yielding MSIRVSVADPSEQETWNKYVDRSPQGTVFHRYEALECLRNHSGATLYPLIGYKGEQPVGIFPVFELNSGPFSLVFSPPYELGIPNLGPALVHLDQLKQRKREKRHLRFMESCLEWIDEEIDPQYTYVETDWHYEDTRPFAWNDFDVSPSYTYVIPLEDSPSEEELIGRFSQNPRRLIRNAQDRDYSVEVGDRDDLKWITQQVIERYEEQDRTPHLSVDYVLELYDRLPEGTVRPLVLALEGERVTGNILTDSGDRVRAWQGGTRVEMDFPANELVEWHGMLDAIERDVPSYELVGANTRRLTTWKAKFSPETRTYYSAKRSTVSMELAESLYVNLRDSSELLSRLSPATN
- a CDS encoding GNAT family N-acetyltransferase, with protein sequence MSALEPTLYRSIEPINENQWNNVVTQSDRGTVYQRYEWVRAIEEAFDHEPRHVVVEKSGNPIALMPNFKTDLPVPDAVTETLPVAPPLEQLVSLPTGFGGPVVLTDEADALDMLFDGLESTSERTVVTHAIETYDLEYVRYGQYLQTRGYEPSFESCLFLIDLTDGWDSILEGMDKGRRRDIRKGNEQEYQIEIDPLGTDLETTYDWYVKNLERVDGSPLPKAFFESLADRLEDRLRVFRAVVEGEEVGRYVYLLDDEGGVLHHWLSAIPDSDNYQYHPSELLHERGIKWGIEQGYERYNFGKTGSHFSNSVFRFKHKYGGTAVPVFKVEKGYSRVAWPLYQLGREKYVEKSL